AAACTTTGGGTCGTGAGAAGTGACAACTAATTGATTCCAAAGCACAGAAAATGAATGTATTAATTCAGGACTTATCTCTATTCTGTTATCTGAAATATGCCCTACTTCATACTCATGAAGTAGAGCCAATAATAAAACGGGCTTATGTGGTGCTCCACCATTTTTATTGTCACGCCTCAAATGAGCAAAAGCGTATATAAAATAATCGAGGGTATTCAACATACTTTATACTATTATTTATGGGTTACTTTTTCACTATATTCTATACCTCCACTTCATAAATCCTACTTTCATAGGGCTTCAGGGTAAATTCTTTGCTTTGATAAATAGCGGTATTGTTATAATTACTTAGCAATAAAATAAGCTGACTGCCTTTATATTTTACTGAAAAAGTTTGCTCTTGGTTTGTCCAGTTGTTGAGAATAAGGTATTGTCGGTGTTCCCAAAGGCGTTTGTAGGCATAAATTTTATTACAATTGGGGCGAAGGTCTCGGTAAGTACCATATACCAAGCCTAGGTGCTGTTTACGAAGTTGAATCAATGCTCGGTAATAATGCCAAATGGAATTGGGGTCATTTTGTTGGGCTTGTACGTTGATTCGCTGATAATTAGGGTTTACTTTGAGCCAAGTACTTTTGCTTTCCGAAAAACCCGCATGTAACTGAGCCGACCACTGCATAGGGGTACGGGCGTGGTCACGAGCTATTTTGTTACTTACTCGTATAAACTTTTGTGCATTTTCCCCTTTTTCTAACACTTGTATTTGATAAGCATTTTTTACCTGAATATCGTCAAACTCATCAATATTGCCAAAATAGCAATTGCTCATGCCTATTTCATCGCCCTGATAAATATAGGCTGTACCTCGTAGTGTTAACAGGATAGTAGCCAACATCTTAGCTGATTCTTGCTCGTATTTGGAGGTATTCCCAAACCGAGAAAGTACCCTTGGACTGTCATGATTACCCCAATAAATACTATTCCAACCATCGTTTGACAAGGCGGTATCCCATTTTCTGAAAATAGCTTTTAGTTCTGTAAGTTTTAGTTCGGGTGCTGGATTGATAAAATGCTGCTCGGTACGAGGCACAGCATGGTCAAAATGAAATATCATTTGTAGTTCGTTGCGATGCTCGCTTACATAGTCTAAAGCCTGTTCTACGCCCACACCAAAAGCCTCGCCAACGGTCATAATATCGTATTTTGACAAAACCTCTTGGTTCATTTCCTGTAAAAACTCATGGATTCTAGGGCCATTGGCATATTCCGAAAAATCGCCAAAGTGGTCTTTGGGATATTTTGGAAATTTTTGATTTTTGGAAAAGAAAGCTACTACATCCATTCTAAAGCCATCGACTCCTTTATCCAACCAAAACCGCATTATTTCATGAATTTCGGCTCGAAGTTGAGGATTTTCCCAATTGAGGTCGGGTTGTTTTTTGGCAAAAAGATGCAAATAATATTCATTAGAAGCCTCGTCTAGCTCCCACGCCGAACCCGAAAAGAAGGAAAGCCAATCGTTTGGTAGCCTTCCTCCTCGCCTGGCTGGCCGCCAAATATAATAATCTCGATAAGGGTTATCTTTGCCTTTGAGAGCCTCCCGAAACCAAAAATGTTCGTCCGAGCTATGATTTACTACCAAATCTACCACCATTTTGAGTCCTCGCTGATGCACTTGGTAGAGCAGCTCCTCAAAGTCGGCCATAGTACCAAAATCGCTCATGATAGCCCGATAGTCTGATATATCATAGCCATTGTCGGCATTGGGCGACTGATAAAAAGGACTCAGCCATATTACATCTATACCCAATGCTTTTAAATAATCTAATTGGGAAATAATTCCTTGTAAATCCCCAATTCCATCGCCGTTAGCGTCTTTAAAACTCCGAGGATAGATTTGATATACGACCGCCTCTTTCCACCATTTACGTGTTTGACTCATAATAGTTAAATAGCATATTTATTGATTGGGATACTCTTTGTTTAGTCCTATTTTTTGAATTTCTTCCAGTAATCAAGTGCAAGGGTAATCCAATAGAAAGCTTAGAAAGACTAACTTACAAGAGTAAACATTTCATTAGTAACAGATGATTCATTTCAAACTTGGTCGATACTATTACGTCACGCCCAAAAGAAATAATTGAAAAACAATCAATAGCTCTTGGGGGTATTTCCAATACCTGCACAATTTCTCCAATCAATTAAAAAATTAGCAAGAAATAAAAAATAGTCGGCAATATACTACCTTCTTTATTGGGTGGTAACGGGCTTTGTAGGCATTATTAAGTACAGAACAAAGCAGTTTTGCCGTAAAAAGCCTATTTTTGCTTGGTTATCGACAATTTTTCCATTCAACCATAAAATTATAAACAAAATGTCTTTAAAAAATAAAACTGTACTTATTACAGGAGCTAGTAAGGGAATTGGCCGTGCTTTGGCCTTGACACTTGCCCAAGAAGGTGCTTATTTGGGCTTGGTAGCTCGTAGCGAGCAAGAGCTAAAGGCTGTTCAACAAGAAGCTACAGCCCTTGGTGCTAAAGTCGAAATTTTTGTAGGAAGTGTAGCCGACGAAGCATTTGTAAAAAACTCGGTTCAAAGCCTTTTTGCTACCTTTGGCAGTATCGATGCCCTTGTCAATAATGCGGGTTTTGGTATTTTTAAGCAGGCTACCGAAATCACGTCAGCCGAATGGGACGATATTTATGAAACCAATGTAAAAGGAACTTTTCTGTTTTGTCGTGAAGCTATTCCTTTTATGAAGAGTGCAGGCAAAGGGCATATCATCAATATTGCCTCGGATGTAGCCAAAAGGGTTTTTGATGGCGGTTCGTTGTACTGTTCTTCTAAATATGCTCAAGATGCCTTTTCGATGGCCTTGAGAAAAGAGGTGAGAAAGGATCAAATCAAGGTATCGGTTGTGTATTCGGGATTAGTAGATACCTATTTTCATCGGCGTGCCGAGGGCGACCCTCATCAGGAAAAATACCTTTCCTCACAAGATATGGCCAATTCTATTCATTATATTCTGTCGGCTCCTGCCCATGTTGTCATTGACGAATTAATGATTCACCCTATTTCTCAGGATTATTAATCTATAAAGCTAGCTCTTTCAACTTTTATAGCTGGTGAATAAATTCGCCAGCTCATTAGCAATGCCTTCTGAGAAAGCTAACCTGCATTTAAAAACAAGCCTATTAACCCTTTTATCCTAAAAAGCCTGATTCGGTGCAGTATTCCTCAAAAGTTAATTTTTCCTAAAACTCTGCCATAATGGCAGAATTGAACTCAAAATTGCGTAATTTTGTAGTCCAACAGAAATAAGCACCAAATGGAGGAGATTTTCTATCCTTCAGATAACGTATTTGCTTATTTGCTTTCAACATTTACGCATTACCAAAAACATGAAGAGTTTAGAAATACTTAAAGACGAAGACAAAGAGGCTTTGGAAGTAGCTAGAATTTCGATTGACGAAACTGGCAAGGAAAATAAAAAGAAATTATATATCGAAAGCTACGGCTGCCAAATGAATTTCTCGGATAGTGAAATTGTAACGTCTATTCTTCAAGAAAATGGCTACGCTACTACATCACAATACGAAGAAGCAGATGTTATTTTGTTGAATACTTGTGCTATTCGTGAAAATGCCGAACAAAAAGTACGCAACCGTCTGAAAAACTTCACCCCTCTTAAAAAGAAAAAACCAGACGTTGTTGTAGGGGTATTGGGCTGTATGGCCGAACGCCTCAAAACCAAGTTTTTGGAAGAAGAAAAAATCGTTGATGTTGTTGCTGGCCCCGACTCTTACCGTGACCTACCAAATCTATTCAGCGAAGTTGAAGAAGGACAAAAGGCTATTAATGTGTTCTTGTCGAGAGACGAAACCTATGCAGATATTTCGCCAGTGCGTCTCAACTCAAACGGTGTTACAGCCTTTGTGAGTATTATGCGTGGTTGCGACAATATGTGTTCGTTTTGTGTAGTGCCATTTACCCGTGGCCGCGAGCGTTCTCGTGATGTCTATTCTATCATCAAAGAATGTCAGGATTTGATTGATAATGGATTTAAAGAAGTAACACTTCTTGGCCAAAATGTAGACTCTTACAAATGGGCTTCTGAAGATGGTAGCGAAACCGTCAATTTTGCTCAATTGCTTGAAAGAGTAGCACTTATTAGTCCAGAATTGCGTGTGCGTTTTTCTACTTCGCACCCTAAAGACATTACCGACGAAGTACTACATACCATGAAAAAGTACGAGAATATCTGTAAGTATATTCACTTACCAGCACAAAGCGGTAATTCGAGAGTACTGAAAGTGATGAACCGTACTTACGACCGTGAATGGTATATCAACCGTATCGACGCTATTCGTGCTATTTTGGGCGAAGAATGTGGTATTTCGCACGATATGATTGCAGGCTTCTGTACCGAAACAGAAGAAGAACACCAAGATACATTGTCGTTGATGGAATATGTGAAATATGACTACGGTTATATGTTTGCGTATTCAGAACGCCCAGGCACACCTGCCGCCAAAAAGTATACCGACGATATTCCTGAAGATGTCAAAAAACGTCGCTTAAACGAAATCATTGCTATTCAACAAAAACACTCGTTGGCTCGCAACCAAATGGCCTTGGGCAAAGTCCAAAAAGTATTGGTAGAGGGTACTTCTAAACGTTCAGAAGATTTCTTACAAGGTCGCAACGACCAAAATAAAGTAGTAGTTTTCCCTAAACAAAACTTCAAAAAAGGTGACTATGTAAATGTTTTGGTAAAAGAATGTACCGCCGCCACTTTGATTGGAGAAGCAGTATAACTATTGGTGATTTAGTAGAAAAGCGATTATTGGAAGTTGTGAGTATTAACCATGTTTAGTATTCACAACTCAATTGTCACTATTTATCACTCATAACTACAGAGATATGACAACCTCAGAATTACAATCTATAAAAGCCCGTTTTGGAATTATAGGCAATTCTCCCGCATTAAACCATGCCATCGAGGTAGCGGCACAAGTTGCCCCTACCGACATGACGGTGCTAATCACTGGAGAAAGTGGTTCGGGTAAAGAATCGTTTTCAAAGATTATTCATAATATATCAGCACGCAAACATGGCCAATTTATAGCCGTCAACTGTGGGGCTATTCCTGAAGGAACGATTGATTCAGAGCTATTTGGTCATGAAAAAGGAGCTTTTACTGGGGCTATCGATGCACGCAAAGGGTATTTTGAAGTAACAGATGGTGGCACTATTTTTTTGGACGAAATAGCCGAAATGCCCCTAGGAACACAGGCTCGTTTGTTACGAGTATTGGAAAATGGCGAGTTTATTCGTGTAGGTTCGTCAAAAGTACAACGTACCAATGTCCGAGTAGTTGCCGCTACTAATATCAACCTCATGCAGGCGGTAGAACGTGGTAAGTTCCGAGAAGATTTGTATTACCGCCTCAATACTGTGCCGATTTTTGTGCCTCCACTGCGTGACAGAGGTATGGATATTGAACTTCTTTTTAGGAAATTTACAACCGATTTTGCCGAAAAGTACCGTATCAAGCCTATTCAGTTGACACCCGATGCCCAAAATCTATTGCTTTCGCAACGTTTTCCAGGGAATATCCGTCAGCTCAAAAACTTAGCCGACCAAGTGTCTATTTTGGAAGTCGACGACCGTGTACTCAATGCCGATAAATTGAGTCATTATCTTCAAATGAATAATGGCCAACAAATTGGTAATGGCTTGGTAAGAAAGGATTTTGATGCCCAACACAAAGATAACTTCAACGAACGTGAACTTCTCTACAAAATATTATTTGATATGCGTAGAGATGTAACCGAACTAAAAAAAATGTTTTTGGAGGTTCTCAAACACAATGGCGAAGTTAATGGCGATATTTTGAAAGGACACGAGAATTTGTTCCAAAACCTCGAAAATGATACTGTAAATACCAATTTTGCCCCAAGCTATACAGCACCTGAAATGAACCCTAATAGGATTTTGCCAAGTGCCAGTAGTTATGAAACACCCGAATACCAAACTGTTGCCCCCACCGAAAATGAACTAAAAATCATATCGATCGACAACAACACCAACGATGTTTATGACATCACGCATGTAGCCGAAGAAGTGTCGCTGTCGCTTGAAAAACAAGAAAAAGACATGATAATCAAGGCTTTACGCAAAAATAAAAATAAGCGAAAGTATGCAGCACAAGATTTGGGTATTTCGGAAAGAACTTTATATCGAAAAATCAAACAATATGATATTGAAGAGGAATAGCAAAATTTGCTCAAAGGCTTTTGCCGTAGCAATGGCTTTATGTATTGGTACTCAGTTGCTTATGGGGTGCTATTCTTTTAGAGGGGCAAGCTTAGACCCTAACCTAAAAACCATTCAGATTCAAAACTTTACTATTCAGGCAGCAGGTGGGCCAACCAACCTTACGCTGATGTTCAATGAAAAAATGAAAGAGTATTTTCAAAGAAATACTTCGTTGAAAATTGCTAATGTCAACCCCGACTTGATGTTTGAAGGGTATATCAGTGGATATGATGTAGAAGCGAAAGCTCCATCTTCATCGGACAAAGGGGGGCTTAACCGACTAACTATCAGAATACAAGTAAAGTTTACTAACGCCAAAGACGAAAATAAAAACTTTGACCAAGAGTTTTCTTTTTATCAAGATTTTGCTCAAAATCAAACCGTTTCGGCTGTAGAAAAAGACTTGATTCCTAAAATTTTAGACCAAATCGTTTTAGATATTTTTAATAAAACGGCGGGAGAATGGTAGCTTTTAACCAATGAATACATGACCAAAGAATCTTTTTCATATTTAGTAGCCAACCCCAACGAGGTTTCGAGGGAAGATATAGCTGCTTTGGAAGCATTAACACAGGAGTTTCCTTATTTTCAGTTGGCTCATACACTATTGGCCAAAGGTTATCACCAAAATTACCCAGAAGAACTCGCCAACGAGAAAATCAGAAAAGCTGCCGCCTATAGTATCAATCGAAATGCTTTGCGGAAGGTAATCAATGGTAGCTTTGTCAATGAGGTGGTTGCTGTACCCACTGTGCAGGTAGATTCGGCCTATATCGACAAAGTAAAAGAAATTGTAGAGGCAGAAGAAAAACAAAGTGCTACGCAAGCTTTAGAAACCCCAGTATTTAGCAACAATGATTTATTAAGCCAGTCGCTTTCTTTTGAAGATTTTTTGATTGAGGATATTCTGCAAAAACAACAGCAGCAATTAAGTATTATCGAAAACTTTATCCAGAAAGACCCGGGCTTAATTAGAACTAGCAAAAGTCAATTAGAAACAAAAAACAATAATGAAGACCTTTCTGCCAATAGCGTTAGGCCCAAAAAGGAGATTGTAACCGAGAGTTATGCCAAAATTTTGACGATGCAAGGCCGTAAAGAAAAAGCGATTGCAGTATATGAGAAATTAATTTTGAAATTCCCAGAAAAAAAAGCGTACTTTGCGGATAAAATAAAAGGGCTTCAATAACGCTTTTTGAAAAGAAGAATAGAAGGCATCAACGTAAAGCCAAGAGCCATGAACAAAATAGTGTATCTTTTAGGTAATTTATTCATGAATCAAAAGCTTACAACATAAGGCAAAAATCAAAAATATTAACATTAAAACAGTAAAAAAATGTTCGGAGCAGTTATTACTATTATTTGCATTGTAGCAGTATTATTGGTATTCGTAGTATTAGTACAAAACCCTAAAGGAGGCGGCCTTTCAGGTGAATTTGGTACATCAGGAGCAAGTCAAATGTTTGGCGTTCAGCGTACAGGCGACATCCTTGAGCAAATCACTTGGGGCGGAGCAGTTGTAATTGCTTTATTGGTATTGGGTTCTAAATTTTTGACTCCAACAAGCGGTGCAGAAGGTATCAATTCTATCAACGTAGAAAAAGCAGCTAGCAAAACTATCCCAGCGGCAGTTCCAGCTCCTGCACCAGCGGCACCAGCTCCTGCTAGCGGAACTCCTGCAACACCAGCACCAGCTCCTGCTAAATAAATGAAGAAATGAAAGAATGAAATAGTGAAGAAAAAGTGAATTAAGCAATCAATAAGTTAACAATCTAATTCGTTGCCATACTCACTACTAATTATCCCTATTTCATTCTTTCATTATCCAAAACCTCCATTCTTATTGATGTCTCCCCTTTTTATTTTTTTCTCCTCTATTATCCAGCCTATCCAGCCCCTCCCCTAGTTTATTGAGCAATTCCTGAATCATTTTGTTTAAAAAATCACATCAACAACCTTTTTCTTGGCTATTGGTAAGAGTGTTTCTTCTAGTGGTAACACAAACTTCGACTCCACCAAATAAGTAGCAGGATTGGGTAAATGCCTAAAACGTTTGACAAGATCAATCTTGATATTTTCAAAAGTATTTACCACACTTCTTTTTACGGTATCTATATAGAATGTTTTCAGGCCACGTCGTTTTTCGTGGTTATTCTCATAGATAGTCAGGTTATATTGATAGATTCTGGTTTCGCTAATTGTGGGTTCGTACAAAAACAAATATCCATCATTTTTGTACAAAGGCAAAATACCTACAGGAGCAATCGAAATACTTTTTTCAACTTCTTCTCGCAAACCCTCGCCCTCTTGAATGGTATTTTTAAAACGAGGCAAAGCATAATCAGTAATAGATTCCATTTCCATCAAATATTCACTTTCGGGCTGAGTTTCTGTTCGGAAATCTACTTGCAATTTTTCGGCATTGATTCCATTGATTCTTTTCGGGAAGTTTTGAGCCATTTGTTGTAATCCAGACTTAAAATACAGCGAGTATTCGTAATGCCTTTGCAAATCGACCAAATCTGGATATAATTTTTGTTCCTTAAAATTGGTTTTTACCGACTGCAAATATGCCAATAAAACGTACTTTTTGTACTCGAAATCTACCAAACCAGCCGTTAGCCAGTCTTTTTCTAAATTTCTCATCTGCGTCCTCCTTTCTTTTAAAACTATTTAAAACATTCGGAAAATCTCAAAAGTATGACACATACGTTTTTGAACCTCTGATAACAAAAGTGGTAAGGATGTCAAACTCTGATAAATGATTACTTTTTTTACTTAAAGTTATTATTTCAAACGAAAAAAGCAAGAAATCCTCCCGATTTTATCCAATAACAGCCATACCCCGATACAAGCAGACACCCATTCAATGACACTTTTATTGTTTTGCCAAACCAAAGCCTCATTCATGCCCCATTAACAACCTTTATTTTGACCAATTTGTCATAAATTAAGTACAAAAAAGCAGACAAAAATGCTTAGAGGGTAAGGCAAAAAAGATAAAAACCGATAATTTGTCAGTAGAAACTGACAATATTTCAGTTTATGGGGCAGTGGCACAAAAAATGTTACTAAAGAAGTAGTCAGTTAAGCCTTGTCAAAAGTTCAGACAACCGTTTGGCTGGCTCTGACCTAAAATTTAAACAACAAAAAATAACTCTTACAAAAACAAAATGTCAACAGTAAGTATCAAACCATTAGCTGATAGAGTTCTAGTTGAACCAGCAGCAGCAGAAGAAAAAACTGCATTCGGAATTATCATTCCTGACACCGCAAAAGAAAAGCCACAAAAAGGAACAGTTGTAGCAGTAGGTGCCGGCAAAAAAGATGAGCCGATGACTGTTAAAGTTGGCGATACTGTATTGTACGGCAAGTACTCAGGCACTGAAATCGCAGTAGAAGGAAAAGATTATTTAATCATGCGTGAAAGCGATATTTTCGCAATTGTTTAATTTTCGCATCAAGCTTTAGGCACTAAGCCCTAAACATTTTTTCAAAGTTTTATTATTCTAACATTGCAGAAAGCATTTGGCCTACTGCATATAGCATAAAAACATAACAACAATGGCAAAGGAATTATTTTTTGACACAGACGCTCGTGACAAACTAAAAAGAGGCGTTGACACTTTAGCAAACGCAGTAAAAGTTACATTAGGACCAAAAGGCCGTAACGTAATCATTGATAAAAAATTTGGTTCTCCTACTATCACTAAAGATGGTGTATCGGTAGCAAAAGAAATCGAATTGGAAGATGCAGTTGAAAACATGGGTGCTCAATTGGTAAAAGAAGTAGCTTCTAAAACTGCTGA
The DNA window shown above is from Flectobacillus major DSM 103 and carries:
- a CDS encoding glycoside hydrolase family 13 protein — protein: MSQTRKWWKEAVVYQIYPRSFKDANGDGIGDLQGIISQLDYLKALGIDVIWLSPFYQSPNADNGYDISDYRAIMSDFGTMADFEELLYQVHQRGLKMVVDLVVNHSSDEHFWFREALKGKDNPYRDYYIWRPARRGGRLPNDWLSFFSGSAWELDEASNEYYLHLFAKKQPDLNWENPQLRAEIHEIMRFWLDKGVDGFRMDVVAFFSKNQKFPKYPKDHFGDFSEYANGPRIHEFLQEMNQEVLSKYDIMTVGEAFGVGVEQALDYVSEHRNELQMIFHFDHAVPRTEQHFINPAPELKLTELKAIFRKWDTALSNDGWNSIYWGNHDSPRVLSRFGNTSKYEQESAKMLATILLTLRGTAYIYQGDEIGMSNCYFGNIDEFDDIQVKNAYQIQVLEKGENAQKFIRVSNKIARDHARTPMQWSAQLHAGFSESKSTWLKVNPNYQRINVQAQQNDPNSIWHYYRALIQLRKQHLGLVYGTYRDLRPNCNKIYAYKRLWEHRQYLILNNWTNQEQTFSVKYKGSQLILLLSNYNNTAIYQSKEFTLKPYESRIYEVEV
- a CDS encoding SDR family oxidoreductase, with product MSLKNKTVLITGASKGIGRALALTLAQEGAYLGLVARSEQELKAVQQEATALGAKVEIFVGSVADEAFVKNSVQSLFATFGSIDALVNNAGFGIFKQATEITSAEWDDIYETNVKGTFLFCREAIPFMKSAGKGHIINIASDVAKRVFDGGSLYCSSKYAQDAFSMALRKEVRKDQIKVSVVYSGLVDTYFHRRAEGDPHQEKYLSSQDMANSIHYILSAPAHVVIDELMIHPISQDY
- the miaB gene encoding tRNA (N6-isopentenyl adenosine(37)-C2)-methylthiotransferase MiaB codes for the protein MKSLEILKDEDKEALEVARISIDETGKENKKKLYIESYGCQMNFSDSEIVTSILQENGYATTSQYEEADVILLNTCAIRENAEQKVRNRLKNFTPLKKKKPDVVVGVLGCMAERLKTKFLEEEKIVDVVAGPDSYRDLPNLFSEVEEGQKAINVFLSRDETYADISPVRLNSNGVTAFVSIMRGCDNMCSFCVVPFTRGRERSRDVYSIIKECQDLIDNGFKEVTLLGQNVDSYKWASEDGSETVNFAQLLERVALISPELRVRFSTSHPKDITDEVLHTMKKYENICKYIHLPAQSGNSRVLKVMNRTYDREWYINRIDAIRAILGEECGISHDMIAGFCTETEEEHQDTLSLMEYVKYDYGYMFAYSERPGTPAAKKYTDDIPEDVKKRRLNEIIAIQQKHSLARNQMALGKVQKVLVEGTSKRSEDFLQGRNDQNKVVVFPKQNFKKGDYVNVLVKECTAATLIGEAV
- a CDS encoding sigma-54 interaction domain-containing protein — protein: MTTSELQSIKARFGIIGNSPALNHAIEVAAQVAPTDMTVLITGESGSGKESFSKIIHNISARKHGQFIAVNCGAIPEGTIDSELFGHEKGAFTGAIDARKGYFEVTDGGTIFLDEIAEMPLGTQARLLRVLENGEFIRVGSSKVQRTNVRVVAATNINLMQAVERGKFREDLYYRLNTVPIFVPPLRDRGMDIELLFRKFTTDFAEKYRIKPIQLTPDAQNLLLSQRFPGNIRQLKNLADQVSILEVDDRVLNADKLSHYLQMNNGQQIGNGLVRKDFDAQHKDNFNERELLYKILFDMRRDVTELKKMFLEVLKHNGEVNGDILKGHENLFQNLENDTVNTNFAPSYTAPEMNPNRILPSASSYETPEYQTVAPTENELKIISIDNNTNDVYDITHVAEEVSLSLEKQEKDMIIKALRKNKNKRKYAAQDLGISERTLYRKIKQYDIEEE
- the lptE gene encoding LPS assembly lipoprotein LptE; this encodes MILKRNSKICSKAFAVAMALCIGTQLLMGCYSFRGASLDPNLKTIQIQNFTIQAAGGPTNLTLMFNEKMKEYFQRNTSLKIANVNPDLMFEGYISGYDVEAKAPSSSDKGGLNRLTIRIQVKFTNAKDENKNFDQEFSFYQDFAQNQTVSAVEKDLIPKILDQIVLDIFNKTAGEW
- the secG gene encoding preprotein translocase subunit SecG, with amino-acid sequence MFGAVITIICIVAVLLVFVVLVQNPKGGGLSGEFGTSGASQMFGVQRTGDILEQITWGGAVVIALLVLGSKFLTPTSGAEGINSINVEKAASKTIPAAVPAPAPAAPAPASGTPATPAPAPAK
- a CDS encoding co-chaperone GroES, whose protein sequence is MSTVSIKPLADRVLVEPAAAEEKTAFGIIIPDTAKEKPQKGTVVAVGAGKKDEPMTVKVGDTVLYGKYSGTEIAVEGKDYLIMRESDIFAIV